From Dethiosulfovibrio faecalis, one genomic window encodes:
- the dctP gene encoding TRAP transporter substrate-binding protein DctP → MRKGFLAATLLGIMATVFCTTAIPGMAEAKGDKFKVAGISAPEYRGTKSLYAIKDKFEAATDGKIELDVFPANQLGDYTQVFEEIRRGSIEMGLIFLPSQFDVMLEVGSLPFLASTGEEMKKQLSPGSVVYDIIDKSLDKLGVKLLRLYGDGFIGVGIAKKPSNPTDPSADKDALIRVAPVAVYKETAEDMGFRTTNIPYADTYSAIQTGVCDGWIGGSSQINYLSFRDVIDYYIPYNCLFDQTAYIINKKLWESMKPEEQKALLDAVNVEADKSFADSTAEDLEFQKKLEEAGVEIIEVSDGERAALAKHIRATTWPKLAKTYGEETLEKIKKDL, encoded by the coding sequence ATGAGAAAGGGTTTTTTAGCGGCAACGTTACTGGGAATCATGGCGACGGTTTTCTGCACCACGGCTATCCCCGGCATGGCCGAGGCCAAGGGGGATAAATTCAAGGTAGCCGGTATATCCGCACCGGAGTACAGAGGTACTAAGTCTCTTTACGCCATCAAAGACAAGTTCGAGGCAGCCACGGATGGGAAGATAGAACTTGACGTATTCCCCGCCAACCAGCTTGGAGACTACACCCAGGTATTCGAGGAGATCCGTCGAGGATCCATCGAGATGGGGCTTATCTTCCTTCCCAGCCAGTTCGACGTGATGCTGGAGGTAGGCTCCCTTCCATTCCTGGCCTCTACGGGAGAGGAGATGAAAAAGCAGCTCTCGCCGGGATCGGTTGTCTACGACATTATAGACAAGTCGCTGGATAAATTGGGAGTCAAGCTTCTAAGGCTCTACGGAGATGGATTCATAGGGGTCGGCATAGCCAAAAAGCCCTCGAACCCCACAGATCCATCTGCCGATAAAGATGCCCTGATAAGGGTCGCCCCTGTAGCGGTCTACAAGGAAACCGCCGAGGATATGGGATTCCGGACTACAAATATACCCTACGCCGACACATACAGCGCCATTCAGACCGGTGTCTGCGACGGATGGATCGGCGGATCGTCCCAGATAAACTATCTCAGCTTCAGAGACGTCATAGACTACTATATTCCCTATAACTGCCTCTTCGATCAGACTGCCTACATAATCAACAAGAAACTGTGGGAATCGATGAAGCCGGAGGAACAGAAGGCCCTTCTGGACGCGGTTAACGTCGAGGCGGACAAGAGTTTCGCCGACAGCACAGCTGAGGACCTGGAGTTCCAGAAGAAACTTGAAGAGGCCGGAGTGGAGATCATAGAGGTCTCCGACGGGGAGAGAGCTGCTCTTGCGAAACACATCAGAGCGACCACCTGGCCCAAACTGGCAAAGACCTACGGAGAGGAAACGCTGGAGAAAATAAAGAAAGACCTCTAG